DNA from Candidatus Omnitrophota bacterium:
GCATGAATAATCCATATTGCCCGGTAAAAGGAAAAATAATAGATATTAAGGAAGAGACGTCCAATATAAAGACGTTCAGACTTAATCTGGATAAGAATATCTCTTTTAAGACAGGCCAGTTTATAGAATTGACCGTACCCGGAATAGGGGAGGCGCCTTTTACGCCGTCTTCAAACCCCAAAATAGAAGATACGATGGATGTTACCATAATGAAAGTCGGCAGAGTCACGGAAATACTGCACGGCCTTAAGCCGGGTGACGAAATAGCTGTGCGCGGGCCTTACGGAATGGGCTACCCGCTTAAGGAATTTGAGGGGAAAGAGATATTGATAGTAGGCGGGGGCGTGGGATTGGCTCCTTTGAGGAGCTTAATATTAGCGCTTTTAAATGACAGAAAGAAATATAAAAAGCTGGTCGTTAAATATGGATCACGTACGCCCAAAGACATCGTTTATAAGGACCTTCTGAGGGAATGGGCGAATAATAAGGATATGGAGCTTGAGATCACGGTGGATGCGGGCGACGAAACATGGAAGGGTAACGTCGGGCTCATTACAACATTGATCAAGAGGGATATGGGCGTAGATGTGAAAAACAGCGTTGCCATAGTCTGCGGCCCGCCTATAATGATGAAATTTTCGACATTCAAGTTAATAGATATAGGTTATGAGCCGCGCCATATCTATCTTTCGATGGAAAAGAATATGTCATGCGGTATCGGTAAATGCGGCCATTGCAGGATAGGGCCTTATTATGCCTGTAAAGACGGCCCGGTGTTTACATATGATAAAATCAGCGGCCTCCATGGCATATGGGAATAATATGAAAAAGCTACTAATAGACCTGGATTTATACGCGGAAAACAAAGATAAAGACTTCGGATGTAGCTATTTTTACCATTCCGGCAATAAGGGCGTACGCTCACTTCTCGAACTTGTGACCTACGCTCTTATATGCAGAAAATGTGAATTAGCCGCGTGCATAGAAGCATGTCCTAATGAAGCGCTTGGGAGAAATGCAGAGGACAAGATACTGGAGAGGTATAATATGAGGTGCACAAGCTGCAAGTCGTGCATGAGCGCCTGTCCCTTCGGAACAATATATCCTGAGATGATGACCTATTTGGCGTCGAAATGTGACCTTTGCCTCGGTAGACTTACGAAAGATGAGATGCCTCTCTGCGTTAAAGATTCGCCGGAAGGCGTCCTTAAATACGGCGAATATAGTGAAGACAAAGAGAATAATATATTTTTGGTTGCGAAGAACGTGCTCGTAAAAGCGGAACATTGGGAATTAGACGGTATCCCTAAAAAGGCAAAGTGAAAATAATAGAACCCTTATTACAATTTGTGGTATTTCCGGGCTTTCTATTTACAGCAGTCGCGGGGCTTATTTTCAGCTGGATCGACCGAAAAGTCACCGCGCGCGTACAGTACAGGATCGGCCCGCCATGGTACCAGCCTTTTATGGATATTTTGAAACTGCTCGGCAAAGAGACGATGATCCCTGCAGGCGCGTCAAAAAGAGTCTTTCTTACAGCGCCGCTTATAGGCCTGGCCGGGGTGACGATAGTATCGACCTTATTATGTTTAGCCGATTTTGATCCTAATCTCGGGTTTGTCGGAGATCTGATAGTGGTCTTTTATATGCTTACGTTGCCGGCGCTCGCCATAATACTGGGCGGTTTCAGCTCGGCAAATCCTTTAGCAAGTCTTGGATCATCAAGAGAGATGAAACTGGTACTTTCGTACGAGCTTCCTTTTATACTTGCGCTTCTTGTGCCCATAATAAAATCGGGCGGGCTTTTGACGATAGGCGGCATATTAAATTATCAGATAGCTCACGGCGCCATATTTGCAAGTGCCTCCGGATTTATCGCAGTAGTCGTTGCTATGCTCTGCATACAGGCAAAACTCGGCCTTGTACCGTTTGATATTTCTGAGGCAGAGACGGAGATCGTAGGCGGATCGTTCATAGAATATTCCGGGCCGCCGCTTGCTATATTTAAACTGACCAAAGCAATGCTTCTTTTTACGCTTCCTTTGTTTGTAGTTGTGGTATTCATGGGCGGAATCACGCTTCAGGCGAAAGAGGTGGCGTGGGGCATATTGAAATTGATAGCCCTGTTGGTAGTGATCGTATTAATACGCAATACCAATCCGAGGCTAAGGATAGACCAGGCGCTCCGTTTTTTCTGGGGGCCTGTTACAATTTTGGCTATTTTGGGTGTCGTTTTAGCGTTGTTCGGACATTAAAAAGGAAAAAATGGATTTAAAGACAAAGGCATTAACTAAATCATTATGGGTCTTTCATATGTCGACGGCGAGTTGCAATAACTGCGACATAGAGATACTCGACTGCCTTACGCCAAGGCATGACGTGGAGCGTTTCGGCATAGTACTTGTCGGCTCAATAAGGCACGCGGATGTTATCCTTGCTACAGGGATCGTCAATCGAAACTGCAGGGACATTGTAAAGAAGATGTACGAGCAAGCGCCGAAGCCATGCTTTGTGGTGGCTGTAGGTACTTGTGCAGCAGGAAGAGGCATATTTCACAATTCTTATATCGTAAATGAAGCAGAACCGCTCGATAAGATAATCCCCGTACATGCCTATATACCCGGCTGCCCCCCGAAACCCGAAGCGATCATTGACGGGATCGTAAAACTTATTGATAAGGTGAATAAAAAATGACAAGAGAAGGCGTAGTCAAAAGTTTAAAATCTGAATTCGGCGAAAAGATAAAGAAATTTTATGATAAATCATCAAGGCGCATATATGTAGATGTAGCGCGGGAGGATGTTATCGGTATGGTGCGTTTTATATTTAAGGACCTGGGCGCGAGGTTCAATATAGCGACCGCAGTGGACAATCCGGATAGCATAGAGATGATGTACCATTTTGATTTCGACCGAATAGGGCTTATTGTTACAATAAGAGCTTATGTGCCGAAAGATGACTGTGTCATAGATTCTATACTACCTATAATGAAAGGCGCCGAATGGATAGAGAGGGAGATCCACGAACTTTTTGGTTTGGAATTTAAGGGCCATCCGAACATGAAACCGCTTTTACTTCCGGATGACTGGCCGGCCGACAAGCATCCCATGCGCAAAAAATTCAAGCTGAGTACCGAAAGCGACACAAACAACCAATGCAGTTGAACCAATAACTTAAAGAAAACACAGGAGACAAAAGGGGGTCAGACCCTCAGTACACATGTCTGTAGTTTACATAACGAGGGTCTGACCCCAAAGGAAACCATGAGCCATAAAGTAACAATACCGATAGGGCCGTACCATCCGCTGCAGGAAGAGCCGGAGTTTTATAAGCTTATTGTGGACGGCGAAAAAGTTCTCGATGTTGATGTAAGAATCGGATGGAATCACCGCGGAATAGAGAAACTTTCCGAGTCAAAGAGCTTTGATCAATCCGCTTACCTTGTAGAAAGGATATGCGGTATATGCTCCACAAGCCATCCGTTTGCCTTTGTAAACGCCGTTGAAGACATAGACGATATCCATGTGCCTGAGAGGGCGCTGTACATAAGAACGATAATAGGCGAACTTGAAAGGATACATTCGCACTTACTCTGGCTGGGACTCGCGGGCCATTTCCTAGGATATAACACAGTTTTTATGTGGGCATGGAGGTACAGGGAACCGGTCCTTGATATGTTTGAGGCGATTTCCGGCAACAGAAATAACTACGCCATGATGAAAGTAGGCGGCGTAAGGCGCGACATTGATAATACTGAGATCCCTCGCTATAAGAAGATCCTTAACGACGAGGTGTTGCCGGCGGTCGAGATGTTTCGCGGCGCTGTCCTTGATGACCCTGTTTTAGCGGCGCGTCTCAAAGGCGTGGGCATCCTGACGCGCGAGGACGCGATAGACTATAGTGCCCTTGGGCCGACAGCGAGGGCATCGGGTTATGATGTAGACATAAGGCGCGATGAACCGTATGCCGCTTACGGCAAGGTAAAGTGGAACGTCATAACGCGAAAAGAGGGCGACGTATTCGCAAAGGCAGTTGTGAGGATTTTAGAACTTATAGAATCTATAAAGATCGTCAACCAGTGCCTGGATGACCTGCCGGAGGGGCCCATAGACGAAAATGTCAAGCAGGTCTCGCCGGGCGACGGCATCGGCCACCACGAAGCTCCTAGAGGAGAAGTTATCCATATAGTGCGGTGTGACGGCACAAACCGGCCCGTAAGGCACAAGGTCCGCGCCCCGACTTTTATGAATTTCCCGACATTCAAAAAGACGATTGTGGGCCAGACGATAGCCGATGCCACCATAATATTGGCAGCCATAGACCCGTGCTATTGCTGTACGGAAAGGTTGACCGTGGTGAATAAAAAAGATAAGATGGTATATGATGCGCACAATCTTATCCACATGTCTCAGCACAGGACCTGGGATATGGGCAAATCGCTCGGACTTTCTGATTCGGAATTAATAAAAAGAATGGGGAAGAAAATTGAATAGTCCTATTTTACTGATAGGCGTCATTTTTGCCGCAAGCCTCATATGCGCAATTCTCCCGCGCATTGTAAGATCGGGATTTGCGCTGATCGTTTCCGCATGGGCGCTTTTCGTATCATATAATATATTCCGGCTTAAGAACGCGAACTGGGACATATTGGGCTATGCGGGCATTTTTAGGATGGATGGCCTGGCCGCATTCATACTTCTTTTTATCGCTCTATTCGGTTTTCTTATCATACTATATTCAACCGGATTTCTTAAGGGCGTATCAAATGTTTCAGGGCTATATTACTCTTATATACTTGCGACGATAGCCGGCTCGATAGGGGCGATTCTTTCAAATAACCTTTTGGTCTTTATCGGCTTTTGGGGATTTTTAGGTATTACATTATATCTTTTGATAAGCGTAGGAGGGGATAAGGCGAAAGCTGCCGCTAAAAAGACATTTATAATAATAGGCGGATCAGATGCCCTGATGCTCCTCGGCGTGGCGATCATATGGAAGATGGCGGGCACCATTAATATGGATTTAGTAAAGATGCCTCTCACAAGCCATCTTGCCGTATATGCGTTTATTCTACTTGCGCTCGGCGCCTTTGCAAAGGCCGGGGCCATCCCCATGCATACATGGATACCCGATGCGGCAGAGGCGACGCCGCTTCCCGTAATGGCATTTCTTCCGGCGAGCTTGGATAAACTTCTCGGCATATATTTTCTCGCCCGCCTTTCTCTGGATATGTTTGTAATACAGCCGAATTCCGCGATGAGTATATTTCTCCTGATAATAGGTTCTGTTACTATAATAGCGGCGGTAATGATGGCGCTTATACAGCACACGATGAGACGGCTTCTGGCGTATCACGCTGTCAGCCAGGTAGGATACATGGTTCTAGGGCTAGGTACGGCAAATCCCATAGGTATAGCGGGAGGCCTTTTCCATATGCTGAACCACGCCATCTATAAAAGTACGCTTTTCCTCACTGCCGGCGCGGTGGAGAAGGAGACAGGCACAACCGATCTGGACAAGCTGGGCGGCTTGGCGCGTTTTATGCCGATATCTTTTATATGCTGTCTTATCGCCTCACTAGCCATATCGGGCGTACCGCCTTTTAACGGCTTTGTGTCGAAATGGATGATATACCAGGGAATAATAGAGATGGGGAGCGCCCAAAATAAGATCTGGGTGCTCTGGCTTTCGGCGGCTATGTTCGGAAGCGCCCTTACATTGGCAAGTTTTATGAAGCTTCTGCATGCGGTTTTTTTGGGACAGTCAGGCGTGCGCCGGAAGGTAAAAGAAGTGCCGGTTTCCATGTGGCTTCCCATGTCCATACTCGCAGCGCTCTGCGTCATCTTCGGCATATTCGCGTTTCAAATACCGCTGAAATATTTTATTATTCCGGCGGTAAACGCAGATATTTCCTACATTGGTTTATGGCAGCCGAGAGAGGCTACTTTATTTATCATTATAGGACTCGGAATCGGATTCCTGGTATATCTTATGGGCAATATAAAGAATGTAAGGACGGTCGAGCCTTTTATAGGCGGCGAAACACTGCCTAGTGATACCAGGCCCACCGGGACGGAATTTTACAACACTATTTCGGATATCCCTTTATTGGGTAAGATATATACGATGGCAAAAGAAGGCCTTTTTGATGTTTACGAAATCGGCAAGAAGCTTACATTTGGGTTTAGCGGCTTTTTGCAGCATTTGCATAACGGCGTTTTGCCGACGTATCTTGCCTGGTGCCTTGTCGGCATGCTCATAGTCTTTATTGTATTACTGAGGCTACTCATATGGTAATAATGTACGTACTTTTGGCGATGATGATAATAGCGGCGATCGCGGCTATTGAAATGGAGGACCTTATATCTTCCGTAATAGCGGTAGGTGCCGTGGGGCTCGTGCTCTCTATAGCCTTTCTGGTTCTAAAGGTGCCCGATCTTGCCATAACGCAGCTCGTCGTCGAAATACTATGCCTCATTATACTCATAAGAGCGACCCTCAAAAGAGACCTGCCATTTTCCGCAAGCGGCAGGTGGTTTTTAAATACTTTTATCGCGGTAGCATTTGTAGTCATATTTTTGATATTCGCCTATTATTCCGTTAAAGACCTGCCTACTTTCGGATATCCTGTCATGAAAGTAGCCAAATTCTACGTCGATTCGGCGCTGTTAAAAACAGGCGCGACCAACATAGTAGCGGCGGTCATATTGGACTTCCGTGCCTATGATACATTGGGAGAGGCGACCATACTTTTTACCGCGGTCATAGGAGTCATGGCAGTCATGAGAAGGATAGGAAGAAAGAAGATAGGCGAAAAGATAGAGGACGAGAATGAATAAAGAGCCTGGCATGACACTTATAGTAAAGACAATCACGCGCCTTACCGTCGGGTTCATACTGCTTTACGGTATTTATATACTTGTTCACGGCCACATCTCTCCGGGCGGCGGATTTGCGGGCGGCGTTATTATAGCGCTTTCTTTCATACATCTTATGCTGGCATTCGGCAAAGAGACGGCTCTTTCAAAGCTCTCTAAACCCGCGGCTGCCCTTTTTGAAAGTTTCGGGGCTATAGCGTTTCTTGCCATAGCCACACTCGGGTTTATGGGAGGATATTTTTTCTTTAATTTCTTTACGGACAAAGGAGAGCCCTTCAAATTATTCTCGGCAGGCATAATACCTTTGTGCAATATCGCTATAAGCGTGAAAGTCGCCGCGGGGCTTTTTTCAATATTTATAATTCTTGTACTTTTGAAGTTTAAGACAGACGACAAAAAGGAGGATAAATAGATGGCCCTGTATCTTTTATGCATAGCCCTATTTACGATCGGCCTATACGGTATTCTCAGAAAAAGAAATATCATCAAAATCGTCATAAGCATGATGATAGCCGAATACGCGATAAATCTCATGTTTGTTTTAGTGGGCTACCGTTACGAAGGCCGCTCGCCCATACTTTCGCCGGACCAGGAAATATTGAACATGGTAGACCCGCTGCCTCAGGCCATCGTCTTGACCGCCATAGTCATAGGATTGGCGGTTACTGCCATGACTGTGGCAATAGCTATCAGAATATACGAAAAATACGGCACTTTTGACGTGACAAAGATAAATAGATTACGAGGTTGAGGAAATGACAGATACTATTCCGCGCGCTGTTTACAATTTAATACCTTTATTCGTGATAATACCTCTTGCGGGGGCTTTTATTACTTCACTTGTCGCGAAAAAGGTAAAATGGGTCGCGGATATGCTTGCAAACCTTGTTTCCTTTGTCCTCCTTATCGCATCCGTGGCAAGCGTGTTAGCGGTAAACACTTACGGCGTCCTGGTCTATCAGGTGGGTATATGGAAGCCGCCTTTGGGCATATCTATGGTGCTGGACCCGCTTGCGGCATTTATGCTTCTTACGGTCAACCTCGTAGTATTTCTGATTACGATCTACTCTATAAACTATATGGAGAAGTATACCGCGAAATGGAACTTCTACACGCTTTTCCTTTTACTTGTCGCCGGAATGAACGGTGTTATCATAACGGGCGATATTTTTAACCTCTTCGTATTTTTGGAGATAGCCTCAGTAGCAAGTTATGCGCTTGTCGCCTACGGGACTGACGCGGAGGAACTGGAAGCGTCTTTCAAATATCTCGTCATGAGCTCGGTGGGCTCTTTCTTTGTGCTTTTGGGAATAGCGCTTATGTATAGCTATACATCTACCCTAAATATGGCCGATATGGCCATTGTGCTCGCGGAAAAGGGCCTGGGCAGGGTTACCTATTTTTCCGCAGTGCTTTTTTTAATGGGTTTCGGACTTAAGGCCGCGCTTGTTCCATTTCATGCGTGGCTTCCCGACGCGCATCCCGCGGCGCCGGCTCCGATTTCAGCGATGTTATCGGGCGTCATCATAAAGGCGCTGGGCGTGTACGCGCTTATAAGGATACTATATAATGTGATCGGGCTTCCTCCTGTATTCTCAAACGTATTGATGTTTCTGGGAGCGCTTTCTATGATAGTAGGAGTATTTCTCGCGATAGGGCAATTTGACCTTAAACGGCTTTTAGCCTACCATTCCATAAGCCAGATAGGCTACGTTGTCCTGGGTATAGGGCTTGGGACGCCGCTTGGGATTTTGGGAGGGCTTTTCCATTTGTTTAATCACTCCGTGTTC
Protein-coding regions in this window:
- a CDS encoding nickel-dependent hydrogenase large subunit, with protein sequence MSHKVTIPIGPYHPLQEEPEFYKLIVDGEKVLDVDVRIGWNHRGIEKLSESKSFDQSAYLVERICGICSTSHPFAFVNAVEDIDDIHVPERALYIRTIIGELERIHSHLLWLGLAGHFLGYNTVFMWAWRYREPVLDMFEAISGNRNNYAMMKVGGVRRDIDNTEIPRYKKILNDEVLPAVEMFRGAVLDDPVLAARLKGVGILTREDAIDYSALGPTARASGYDVDIRRDEPYAAYGKVKWNVITRKEGDVFAKAVVRILELIESIKIVNQCLDDLPEGPIDENVKQVSPGDGIGHHEAPRGEVIHIVRCDGTNRPVRHKVRAPTFMNFPTFKKTIVGQTIADATIILAAIDPCYCCTERLTVVNKKDKMVYDAHNLIHMSQHRTWDMGKSLGLSDSELIKRMGKKIE
- a CDS encoding FAD/NAD(P)-binding protein, encoding MNNPYCPVKGKIIDIKEETSNIKTFRLNLDKNISFKTGQFIELTVPGIGEAPFTPSSNPKIEDTMDVTIMKVGRVTEILHGLKPGDEIAVRGPYGMGYPLKEFEGKEILIVGGGVGLAPLRSLILALLNDRKKYKKLVVKYGSRTPKDIVYKDLLREWANNKDMELEITVDAGDETWKGNVGLITTLIKRDMGVDVKNSVAIVCGPPIMMKFSTFKLIDIGYEPRHIYLSMEKNMSCGIGKCGHCRIGPYYACKDGPVFTYDKISGLHGIWE
- a CDS encoding 4Fe-4S binding protein — translated: MKKLLIDLDLYAENKDKDFGCSYFYHSGNKGVRSLLELVTYALICRKCELAACIEACPNEALGRNAEDKILERYNMRCTSCKSCMSACPFGTIYPEMMTYLASKCDLCLGRLTKDEMPLCVKDSPEGVLKYGEYSEDKENNIFLVAKNVLVKAEHWELDGIPKKAK
- a CDS encoding DUF4040 domain-containing protein, which translates into the protein MVIMYVLLAMMIIAAIAAIEMEDLISSVIAVGAVGLVLSIAFLVLKVPDLAITQLVVEILCLIILIRATLKRDLPFSASGRWFLNTFIAVAFVVIFLIFAYYSVKDLPTFGYPVMKVAKFYVDSALLKTGATNIVAAVILDFRAYDTLGEATILFTAVIGVMAVMRRIGRKKIGEKIEDENE
- a CDS encoding NADH-quinone oxidoreductase subunit C, which gives rise to MTREGVVKSLKSEFGEKIKKFYDKSSRRIYVDVAREDVIGMVRFIFKDLGARFNIATAVDNPDSIEMMYHFDFDRIGLIVTIRAYVPKDDCVIDSILPIMKGAEWIEREIHELFGLEFKGHPNMKPLLLPDDWPADKHPMRKKFKLSTESDTNNQCS
- the nuoB gene encoding NADH-quinone oxidoreductase subunit NuoB, yielding MDLKTKALTKSLWVFHMSTASCNNCDIEILDCLTPRHDVERFGIVLVGSIRHADVILATGIVNRNCRDIVKKMYEQAPKPCFVVAVGTCAAGRGIFHNSYIVNEAEPLDKIIPVHAYIPGCPPKPEAIIDGIVKLIDKVNKK
- a CDS encoding NADH/ubiquinone/plastoquinone (complex I), which translates into the protein MTDTIPRAVYNLIPLFVIIPLAGAFITSLVAKKVKWVADMLANLVSFVLLIASVASVLAVNTYGVLVYQVGIWKPPLGISMVLDPLAAFMLLTVNLVVFLITIYSINYMEKYTAKWNFYTLFLLLVAGMNGVIITGDIFNLFVFLEIASVASYALVAYGTDAEELEASFKYLVMSSVGSFFVLLGIALMYSYTSTLNMADMAIVLAEKGLGRVTYFSAVLFLMGFGLKAALVPFHAWLPDAHPAAPAPISAMLSGVIIKALGVYALIRILYNVIGLPPVFSNVLMFLGALSMIVGVFLAIGQFDLKRLLAYHSISQIGYVVLGIGLGTPLGILGGLFHLFNHSVFKSLLFLNAGAVEYAAGTRDLNSMGGLNKKMPVTGATSLFASLAIAGIPPFNGFFSKLIIIFAAVEAGRMGYALLAVIASILTLASFMKVQKFAFFGKLKESLSDIKEVPFFMKSAMISLALICLFGGLLLMPGIFGRFIKPAAETLHSGNAYSITVMEGIEE
- a CDS encoding NADH-quinone oxidoreductase subunit H, coding for MKIIEPLLQFVVFPGFLFTAVAGLIFSWIDRKVTARVQYRIGPPWYQPFMDILKLLGKETMIPAGASKRVFLTAPLIGLAGVTIVSTLLCLADFDPNLGFVGDLIVVFYMLTLPALAIILGGFSSANPLASLGSSREMKLVLSYELPFILALLVPIIKSGGLLTIGGILNYQIAHGAIFASASGFIAVVVAMLCIQAKLGLVPFDISEAETEIVGGSFIEYSGPPLAIFKLTKAMLLFTLPLFVVVVFMGGITLQAKEVAWGILKLIALLVVIVLIRNTNPRLRIDQALRFFWGPVTILAILGVVLALFGH
- a CDS encoding sodium:proton antiporter, producing MALYLLCIALFTIGLYGILRKRNIIKIVISMMIAEYAINLMFVLVGYRYEGRSPILSPDQEILNMVDPLPQAIVLTAIVIGLAVTAMTVAIAIRIYEKYGTFDVTKINRLRG